One segment of Olsenella uli DSM 7084 DNA contains the following:
- a CDS encoding TlpA family protein disulfide reductase, whose product MKEVTKKALVSAAGILMTISLVGCGANSKSQSTETAPDAAAAVESGSTDVPPEAASKLHLKGGDAFPNFEATNISNDETVTNEVFKKNKVTVLSFWFNGCTSCVKEMPLLQELSDKYKDQGVSVLGVNAEAGFTDDAKKEGQDILSKQGITYDNIAFNSKSDANQVIEGLTAFPTTMVIDQDGKLVGDPITGGLNKLEGSELLKRVDEALAKAKDN is encoded by the coding sequence ATGAAGGAAGTTACGAAGAAGGCCCTGGTCTCTGCCGCAGGAATCCTCATGACCATCTCCCTGGTCGGCTGTGGAGCGAATTCGAAGAGCCAGTCGACGGAAACGGCCCCAGACGCGGCGGCGGCCGTCGAGTCCGGATCGACGGACGTCCCGCCCGAGGCGGCGTCAAAGCTGCACCTCAAGGGCGGCGACGCGTTCCCCAACTTCGAGGCCACGAACATCTCCAACGACGAGACCGTCACCAACGAGGTGTTCAAGAAGAACAAGGTCACGGTCCTGTCGTTCTGGTTCAACGGCTGCACGAGCTGCGTGAAGGAGATGCCGCTCCTCCAGGAGCTGAGCGACAAGTACAAGGACCAGGGCGTCAGCGTCCTTGGGGTCAACGCCGAGGCTGGGTTCACCGATGACGCCAAGAAGGAGGGACAGGACATTCTCTCGAAGCAGGGGATCACGTACGACAACATCGCCTTCAACTCCAAGAGCGACGCAAACCAGGTGATCGAGGGCCTCACGGCCTTCCCGACCACGATGGTCATCGACCAGGACGGCAAGCTCGTCGGCGACCCCATCACCGGTGGCCTCAACAAGCTCGAGGGAAGCGAACTCCTCAAGCGCGTCGATGAGGCGCTGGCCAAGGCGAAGGACAACTAG
- a CDS encoding 4Fe-4S binding protein produces the protein MKTMLSRVGAFLRRRGTVQAIAAFLTNPHIPNFLEGTIYTGTAKSVCVPGLNCYSCPAATGACPVGAFQAVVGSSKFSFSYYITGILILIGTLLGRFVCGFLCPFGWVQDLLNKIPFPKKLSTRRLKGLRYLKYGILVVMVWALPALIQNSVGMGDPYFCKYVCPQGILEGAIPLSLADASIRAALGSLFTMKFSILATIALLSIMFYRPFCKWICPLGAFYSLFNKVSLLQYHVDADKCVKCGKCARVCKMDVDITKNSSSLECIRCGECAKACPVKAIEVDLTLVKAKLARPDASAGKHA, from the coding sequence ATGAAGACGATGCTCTCGCGTGTCGGGGCGTTCCTGCGCAGGAGAGGGACCGTACAGGCAATAGCCGCCTTCCTGACCAACCCCCACATCCCTAATTTCCTCGAGGGGACTATTTACACCGGTACGGCGAAGTCGGTCTGCGTCCCGGGACTTAACTGCTATTCGTGCCCTGCGGCCACAGGGGCTTGTCCAGTCGGGGCGTTCCAGGCGGTTGTCGGGTCCTCCAAGTTCAGTTTCTCTTACTATATAACTGGGATTCTGATCCTCATAGGAACGCTTCTGGGAAGGTTCGTATGTGGTTTCCTCTGTCCCTTCGGCTGGGTTCAGGATCTGCTCAACAAAATCCCGTTTCCCAAGAAGCTCAGCACGAGGAGACTCAAAGGCCTGCGTTACCTCAAGTATGGCATCCTGGTCGTAATGGTCTGGGCCCTTCCCGCCCTCATCCAGAATTCCGTGGGGATGGGAGACCCGTATTTCTGCAAGTACGTATGCCCGCAGGGCATACTTGAGGGCGCCATCCCGCTGTCCCTTGCCGATGCGAGCATCAGGGCCGCGTTGGGCAGCCTCTTCACCATGAAGTTCAGCATACTGGCGACAATTGCGCTTTTGAGCATCATGTTCTATCGACCGTTCTGCAAATGGATCTGCCCCCTCGGGGCCTTCTATTCGCTGTTCAACAAGGTCTCTCTCCTGCAATACCATGTCGATGCGGACAAGTGCGTCAAATGTGGCAAATGCGCCCGTGTCTGCAAGATGGATGTCGACATAACCAAGAACTCCTCCTCTCTCGAGTGCATACGCTGCGGCGAGTGCGCCAAGGCTTGCCCCGTCAAAGCGATCGAGGTTGACCTGACCCTTGTCAAGGCCAAGCTCGCCCGGCCAGACGCCTCCGCAGGCAAGCATGCGTAG
- a CDS encoding argininosuccinate synthase: MASSSKEKVVLAYSGGLDTSVMVKWLQVEKGLDVVAICCNVGQESQDLGWVKQKALDMGAVAAESVDMRSEYADQILTKAIAANGLYEGTYPLLSALSRPMISAYMVEAAHHHGAAYIAHGCTGKGNDQVRFETSIHAIDPTLRVIAPVRDWDLLTREQEMDWAAAHDVPVPTTADKPYSIDDNLFGRAIECGVLEDAWSEPPADIWTMTTDPEDAPDAPCEVTLGFERGTPVSLDGTEMPLLDLIIELNGIAGANAFGRIDMIEDRVIGIKSRECYECPASLALIGAHQALESMCLDHDTLHYKSGIDQRWANLVYDGLWFSPLKNALDSFIANTQRFVTGEVRAKFYKGTFTVTGRRSDYSLYSRELATYGHGDLFDRSSSKGWITLHSLPSQTWSLSQGPSYVQSMSAHEVRQFETGEAEQGTPATSAASA; encoded by the coding sequence ATGGCAAGCTCAAGCAAGGAAAAGGTAGTTCTCGCGTACTCGGGCGGACTGGACACCTCTGTCATGGTGAAGTGGCTTCAGGTCGAGAAGGGCCTCGATGTCGTTGCGATCTGCTGTAACGTGGGACAGGAGTCCCAGGACCTGGGCTGGGTCAAACAGAAGGCCTTGGACATGGGCGCCGTCGCCGCCGAGTCGGTTGACATGCGCAGCGAATATGCCGACCAGATATTGACCAAGGCAATCGCCGCAAACGGTCTTTATGAGGGGACCTACCCGCTCCTCTCTGCCCTGTCCCGTCCCATGATATCGGCCTACATGGTCGAGGCGGCGCACCACCACGGTGCCGCCTACATTGCCCACGGCTGCACCGGCAAGGGTAACGACCAGGTGCGCTTTGAGACCTCAATACACGCGATCGACCCAACCCTCAGGGTCATCGCCCCCGTGCGGGATTGGGACCTGCTGACCCGTGAGCAGGAGATGGACTGGGCCGCCGCTCATGACGTGCCCGTGCCCACGACTGCTGATAAGCCCTACTCGATCGATGACAACCTCTTCGGCCGTGCCATCGAGTGCGGTGTCCTCGAAGATGCGTGGAGTGAGCCCCCGGCGGACATCTGGACGATGACCACAGACCCTGAGGACGCCCCCGACGCGCCATGCGAGGTCACCCTTGGCTTCGAGCGGGGAACGCCCGTCTCTCTGGATGGCACGGAGATGCCTCTGCTGGACCTCATCATCGAGCTCAATGGCATTGCGGGTGCCAACGCCTTCGGGCGCATCGACATGATCGAGGACCGTGTCATTGGCATCAAGAGTCGAGAGTGCTACGAGTGCCCGGCGTCACTCGCTCTGATCGGCGCACACCAGGCCCTTGAGTCTATGTGCCTTGACCACGACACACTGCACTACAAGTCCGGCATCGACCAGCGCTGGGCCAATCTCGTCTACGACGGCCTCTGGTTCTCTCCCCTCAAGAACGCACTCGACTCTTTCATAGCCAACACCCAGCGGTTCGTCACGGGCGAGGTGAGGGCCAAGTTCTACAAGGGCACGTTCACGGTGACTGGTCGCAGGTCGGACTATTCGCTCTACAGCAGGGAGCTGGCAACCTACGGCCACGGTGACCTCTTCGACCGCTCGAGCTCCAAGGGTTGGATCACCCTGCACTCGCTCCCCTCCCAGACATGGTCACTGAGTCAGGGACCCTCGTATGTGCAGTCGATGTCTGCGCACGAGGTCAGGCAGTTCGAGACGGGCGAGGCGGAGCAAGGCACGCCCGCTACCAGCGCGGCGAGCGCGTAG
- a CDS encoding response regulator transcription factor, which produces MASEEKRILLVEDEKAIRDAVAAYLEREGYVVRGVGDGQSALEEFEKHSFDLIVLDLMLPKLSGERVCRAVRETSSVPIIMLTAKGEVEDRIIGLELGADDYVIKPFSPRELVARVRALLRRAHAEAEPQLEVLDFGDLVIDISGHKVMVEGSEVDLTASEFKLLTTLARYPGRVYTRMELVEKVLGYDFEGYERTIDSHVKNLRAKLGDDPRNPRWLYTVHGVGYRFESAQKGAAPAGEK; this is translated from the coding sequence ATGGCTTCGGAAGAGAAGAGGATCCTGCTGGTCGAGGATGAAAAGGCCATCCGCGACGCCGTCGCAGCCTACCTCGAGCGCGAGGGTTACGTCGTCCGTGGCGTCGGCGACGGCCAGAGCGCCCTGGAGGAGTTTGAGAAGCACTCCTTCGACCTCATCGTCCTCGACCTCATGCTCCCCAAGCTTTCTGGCGAGCGCGTCTGCCGTGCCGTCCGTGAGACCTCGAGCGTCCCCATCATCATGCTGACCGCCAAGGGAGAGGTGGAGGACCGCATCATCGGCCTGGAGCTTGGCGCGGACGACTACGTGATCAAGCCCTTCTCCCCGCGCGAGCTTGTGGCCCGCGTGCGCGCGCTGCTGCGTCGCGCTCACGCCGAGGCGGAGCCACAGCTCGAGGTGCTTGACTTCGGCGACCTTGTCATAGACATCTCTGGCCACAAGGTCATGGTCGAGGGTTCCGAGGTTGACCTCACCGCATCCGAGTTCAAGCTCCTCACCACCCTCGCGCGCTATCCGGGTCGCGTCTACACCCGCATGGAGCTGGTCGAGAAGGTTCTGGGCTACGATTTCGAGGGCTATGAGCGCACGATCGACTCCCACGTCAAGAACCTGCGCGCCAAGCTCGGCGACGACCCCCGCAACCCGCGTTGGCTCTACACCGTCCATGGCGTCGGCTATCGCTTCGAATCCGCCCAGAAGGGTGCTGCTCCCGCAGGCGAGAAGTAG
- a CDS encoding sensor histidine kinase encodes MAADFDNLIDRAYDDLGAQGFDAPKASFNTMRHDVRPGRPVKTFSGRMAFYFALTAIMTAAILSFVLALVWEGQFQSYTRQNMQHVAQQLAAAISAEYQEQGGWTSATLDYAHSSLAVPNDVGMQILDANGKILYDDTWSGSGSERSAASPPAEETDDVVGVPTGADSVVSADVVTLSGAKVGTVRLWAFGSEALLTKSDAAFRMNSYGAILGAAGVAILVACGMAYTASRTLTKPIKKITSTASQIRSGDLSARTGLRGDDEIGCLGETFDSMCSELERDIKFEHRLTSDVAHELRTPLMAMLATVEAMQDGVLPTDDEHLETVAEEVRRLSRLVDAMLHLSRIENGTRQLKVKSDDLVYLVKSLVSMQERMFADKGLRLRFDDKTAEGECFVDMDADLIREAITNIMSNAMRYTPEGGWVVVSVERDRPRGEARVSVQDTGIGIAREDIPRVFSRFWRSDASRERVSGGLGVGLALTKEIVDKHKGTISVESELDKGTTFTIHVPLERKDRPHKAPATDDRQGPQITHRP; translated from the coding sequence GTGGCGGCGGACTTCGACAACCTCATTGACCGTGCGTATGATGACCTGGGTGCGCAGGGCTTCGATGCGCCCAAGGCGTCGTTCAATACCATGCGCCATGACGTCAGGCCAGGCCGTCCCGTAAAGACCTTCTCGGGGCGGATGGCCTTCTACTTCGCCCTGACGGCGATCATGACCGCAGCCATACTGTCTTTCGTCCTCGCGCTTGTCTGGGAGGGACAGTTCCAGAGCTATACCCGTCAGAACATGCAACACGTCGCCCAGCAGCTTGCGGCGGCCATCTCTGCCGAATATCAAGAGCAGGGCGGCTGGACAAGCGCCACGCTCGACTACGCGCACAGCTCTCTTGCGGTACCGAATGACGTCGGCATGCAGATCTTGGACGCGAACGGAAAAATCCTCTATGACGACACCTGGTCGGGCAGCGGCTCCGAGAGGTCCGCCGCCTCGCCTCCTGCCGAGGAGACCGATGACGTCGTGGGCGTTCCCACCGGCGCCGACTCTGTCGTCTCTGCCGACGTGGTGACGCTTTCGGGTGCGAAGGTCGGCACGGTCCGTCTGTGGGCCTTTGGCTCCGAGGCGCTCCTGACCAAGTCGGACGCCGCGTTCCGGATGAACTCCTACGGTGCGATCCTGGGCGCGGCGGGCGTCGCCATCCTGGTCGCATGCGGCATGGCCTACACCGCATCGCGCACACTGACCAAACCCATAAAGAAGATCACCTCCACGGCGTCGCAGATAAGGAGCGGTGACCTCTCGGCACGCACCGGACTGCGCGGCGACGACGAGATAGGCTGCCTGGGGGAGACCTTCGACAGCATGTGCAGCGAGTTGGAGCGTGACATAAAGTTCGAGCATCGCCTGACCAGCGACGTAGCCCATGAGCTGCGTACTCCCCTCATGGCCATGCTCGCCACCGTCGAGGCGATGCAGGACGGGGTCCTGCCCACCGACGACGAGCATCTCGAGACCGTCGCCGAGGAGGTGCGCAGGCTCTCTCGCCTGGTGGACGCGATGCTGCACCTGTCACGCATAGAGAACGGCACACGTCAGCTCAAGGTCAAGAGCGATGACCTCGTCTACCTGGTGAAGAGTCTGGTCTCCATGCAGGAGCGGATGTTCGCCGACAAGGGCCTGCGCCTGCGCTTCGACGACAAGACCGCCGAGGGCGAGTGCTTCGTCGACATGGATGCGGATCTCATTCGCGAGGCTATCACCAACATCATGTCGAATGCCATGCGCTACACGCCCGAGGGCGGATGGGTCGTCGTGAGCGTCGAGCGGGACCGCCCGCGCGGGGAGGCGCGCGTCTCGGTCCAAGACACCGGCATCGGCATCGCAAGGGAGGACATCCCGCGCGTGTTCTCGCGCTTCTGGCGCTCCGACGCCAGCCGTGAGCGCGTCTCCGGCGGCCTGGGCGTGGGGCTGGCGTTGACGAAGGAGATCGTCGACAAGCACAAGGGCACCATCTCCGTGGAGTCCGAACTGGACAAGGGCACCACCTTCACCATCCATGTCCCCCTCGAGCGCAAGGATAGGCCGCACAAGGCGCCTGCCACCGACGATCGCCAGGGGCCCCAGATCACCCATCGTCCCTAA
- the purB gene encoding adenylosuccinate lyase, translated as MIDRYTRPEMGRIFSLENKYAIWQEIEVLACEAHAELGESGITQDEAAWIRAHAAFDKAEVDEIEGVTNHDVIAFLTNMGSYIDRDVPAGQPKPSRWVHYGMTSSDLGDTALCYQLVQATDLLIEDCRALGEVCRRRAFEERDTLCVGRTHGIHAEPMTFGMKFGSWAWELRRDLDRLKGARDNVAFGAISGAVGTYSSIDPRVEEYVCRHLGLAHDPLSTQVISRDHHAYLAGVLATAASTCERIATEIRNLQKTDTLEAEEPFRKGQKGSSAMPHKRNPITVEKVCGLSRVVKANAQVAFDNVALWHERDISHSSAERVAQADSFIALDHMFQCLIRIVDGLVLYREQMLANLDKTRGLIYSSKVLLALVDTGITREDAYKIVQANAMETWREVQRCSGGTSFREKLEDDPQCTLPPEQLDRIFDPRSFLGRVDVVFDRLEQLSFE; from the coding sequence ATGATCGATCGCTACACCCGTCCTGAGATGGGACGCATCTTCTCGCTCGAGAACAAGTATGCCATCTGGCAGGAGATCGAGGTCCTGGCCTGCGAGGCGCATGCCGAGCTTGGCGAGAGCGGGATAACCCAAGACGAGGCCGCTTGGATCCGTGCGCACGCCGCCTTCGACAAGGCCGAGGTCGACGAGATCGAGGGCGTCACCAACCACGACGTCATCGCCTTCCTGACCAACATGGGCTCCTACATCGACCGCGACGTCCCTGCCGGACAGCCGAAGCCCAGCCGTTGGGTCCACTATGGCATGACCTCGTCCGACCTGGGCGACACGGCCCTCTGCTACCAGCTGGTGCAGGCCACCGACCTGCTGATCGAGGATTGCCGGGCCTTGGGGGAGGTCTGCCGCCGCCGCGCCTTCGAGGAGCGCGACACCCTGTGTGTCGGCCGCACCCATGGCATCCATGCCGAGCCCATGACCTTCGGCATGAAGTTCGGCAGCTGGGCATGGGAGCTCAGGCGCGACCTCGATAGGCTGAAAGGCGCCCGCGACAACGTGGCGTTTGGGGCCATCTCGGGTGCGGTGGGCACCTACTCGAGCATCGACCCCCGTGTCGAGGAGTACGTCTGCAGGCACCTGGGCCTGGCCCATGACCCGCTCTCGACGCAGGTCATCAGTCGCGACCACCACGCCTACCTCGCCGGCGTCCTTGCCACCGCCGCGTCCACCTGCGAGCGCATAGCCACGGAGATCCGCAACCTCCAGAAGACCGACACCCTCGAGGCCGAGGAGCCGTTCCGCAAGGGGCAGAAGGGCTCGAGCGCCATGCCCCACAAGCGCAACCCCATCACGGTCGAGAAGGTCTGCGGCCTCTCCCGCGTGGTCAAGGCCAACGCGCAGGTCGCCTTCGACAACGTCGCCCTCTGGCACGAGCGCGACATCAGCCACTCGTCTGCGGAGCGCGTGGCCCAGGCAGACAGCTTCATCGCCCTCGACCACATGTTCCAGTGCCTCATTCGCATCGTGGACGGCCTGGTGCTCTACCGCGAGCAGATGCTGGCCAACCTCGACAAGACCCGTGGGCTGATCTATTCGTCCAAGGTCCTGCTGGCTCTGGTGGACACGGGCATCACGCGCGAGGACGCCTACAAGATCGTGCAGGCCAACGCTATGGAGACCTGGCGCGAGGTCCAGCGGTGCTCCGGCGGCACCAGCTTCCGCGAGAAGCTCGAGGACGACCCCCAGTGCACGCTCCCCCCGGAGCAGCTCGACCGCATCTTTGACCCCCGCAGTTTCTTGGGCCGCGTCGACGTCGTGTTTGACCGCCTGGAACAGCTGAGCTTCGAGTAG
- a CDS encoding CD1871A family CXXC motif-containing protein: METRSIGVLSFRRIRVTPMLLVVLGGTFVAYGAYRGEVHTVLAKAIRICLECVGIG; this comes from the coding sequence ATGGAGACAAGGTCGATTGGCGTCCTGAGCTTTCGTCGTATAAGGGTTACACCTATGCTGCTGGTGGTCCTCGGTGGCACGTTTGTCGCCTACGGTGCCTACCGAGGAGAGGTCCATACCGTCCTCGCCAAGGCGATACGGATATGCCTCGAGTGCGTGGGCATCGGGTAG
- a CDS encoding response regulator transcription factor, with the protein MKILVVEDERELLESIGEGLRIDGYYVDLLDNGTEALEMAQIEPYDLILLDLNLPGIDGLELLRTLRAQHSETKVLILSARSAVSDRIVGLDAGADDYLVKPFAFGELEARVRNLLRREYTQGETFLDCGDLRFDTTTRRLSAKGVEISLTKKETAILEYLMRHKGRVVSSEELLSHAWDSSVDPFSNSVRVHICSLRKKLRSVLGCDPISNKIGEGYYLTEKDDHGGR; encoded by the coding sequence TTGAAGATCCTCGTGGTCGAAGACGAGCGTGAACTTCTCGAGTCTATCGGTGAAGGTCTCAGAATAGACGGATATTATGTCGACCTCCTTGACAATGGGACCGAAGCGCTTGAGATGGCCCAGATAGAGCCCTATGACCTGATCCTGCTGGACCTCAACCTCCCTGGCATCGATGGGCTCGAACTGCTGCGGACGCTGAGGGCCCAGCATTCGGAGACCAAAGTGCTCATACTCTCCGCTCGCTCGGCGGTCTCCGACCGTATCGTTGGCCTGGACGCAGGGGCAGACGACTACCTTGTGAAGCCCTTCGCCTTTGGAGAGCTCGAGGCCCGGGTGCGCAACCTCCTGAGACGCGAGTACACGCAGGGGGAGACGTTCCTCGACTGCGGGGACCTTCGCTTTGACACGACCACCCGCAGGCTCAGCGCCAAGGGCGTCGAGATCAGCCTTACGAAGAAGGAGACCGCGATACTGGAGTACCTCATGCGCCACAAGGGCCGCGTGGTAAGCAGCGAGGAGCTGTTGTCACATGCTTGGGACAGCAGCGTCGACCCGTTCAGCAACTCGGTGAGGGTGCACATCTGCTCGCTCAGAAAGAAGCTGCGATCCGTGCTCGGGTGCGACCCCATATCCAACAAGATCGGAGAGGGCTACTATCTGACGGAGAAGGACGACCATGGTGGGCGTTAG
- a CDS encoding sensor histidine kinase gives MVGVSGLAKAMRSVRTQLTLLMVALLVCCCAVLTLLVYRSTSALLELAATQSLQRGNLSIILDVDGIERAILSDTLSILALVVVVGSWAAYLLAGRYTRPIKQLSSRVRAIEPSTLSEPIEVDGGEEIKELVRSFNQMTCQLDEAFAMQRRFSASAAHELRTPLAVLRTRIDVFRKKERQQTEYDELVNTMETYVNRLSSLVGNLLELTDTGELPDVQRVSLDSVLAHVAADLGPLAHESNVSLSCHVQPVSVMGNASLLYRAFYNLAENAIRYNFNGGKVELQLSASREGAVATVSDTGVGIAPDVRELVFEPFYRVNKSRSREFGGAGIGLSLVKTILARHGARVAVGENQPRGSVFTVTFGSGGEVLTERG, from the coding sequence ATGGTGGGCGTTAGCGGCCTGGCGAAGGCAATGCGTTCGGTGCGCACGCAGCTTACCCTCCTCATGGTCGCCCTGCTCGTCTGCTGCTGCGCCGTGCTGACCCTGCTCGTGTACCGATCGACCTCCGCGCTGCTCGAGCTCGCGGCCACTCAGTCCCTGCAACGGGGCAACCTTTCCATCATCCTCGATGTGGACGGCATCGAGCGGGCGATTCTCTCCGACACCCTTTCCATCTTGGCCCTCGTGGTTGTCGTCGGCAGTTGGGCGGCGTATCTTCTGGCAGGACGCTACACGAGGCCCATCAAGCAGCTTTCCTCACGCGTGCGCGCCATCGAGCCAAGCACCCTTTCCGAACCGATCGAGGTCGACGGCGGCGAGGAGATCAAGGAGCTCGTGAGATCGTTCAACCAGATGACCTGCCAGCTGGATGAGGCGTTCGCGATGCAGAGGCGCTTCTCCGCCAGCGCTGCGCACGAGCTGAGGACGCCGCTCGCCGTGCTGCGCACGCGTATCGACGTGTTCAGGAAGAAGGAGAGGCAGCAGACTGAGTATGACGAGCTGGTCAACACGATGGAGACGTATGTCAACCGACTCTCCTCCCTCGTCGGCAACCTCCTCGAGCTCACGGACACGGGGGAGCTGCCCGACGTCCAGCGCGTGTCCCTCGATTCGGTTCTCGCCCATGTCGCAGCAGACCTTGGTCCCCTTGCCCACGAGAGCAACGTCTCGCTCTCTTGCCATGTCCAGCCCGTCTCGGTCATGGGCAACGCGAGCCTTCTCTACCGCGCCTTCTACAACCTGGCCGAGAATGCCATCCGCTACAATTTTAATGGCGGAAAAGTCGAGCTGCAGCTCTCCGCGTCAAGGGAGGGGGCCGTGGCCACCGTTTCCGACACGGGCGTGGGCATTGCGCCCGACGTACGGGAGCTTGTGTTCGAACCCTTCTACCGAGTCAACAAGTCGCGCTCGCGCGAGTTTGGTGGCGCGGGCATAGGCCTCTCGCTTGTGAAGACCATCCTTGCCCGCCACGGTGCTCGCGTCGCCGTAGGCGAGAACCAGCCACGGGGATCCGTGTTTACGGTGACGTTTGGCAGTGGGGGAGAGGTGCTGACGGAGAGGGGCTGA
- the argH gene encoding argininosuccinate lyase, whose amino-acid sequence MALWSGRFERDVDEFTQRFGASLPIDRRMYRQDIAASIAHARMLGRQGIVSQEDAQDMVEGLSAIRESMDQGGFVWDVGDEDIHMAVERALTERIGAAGARLHTGRSRNDQVATDIRLFAKQAAGRLMEENCRLRRTILEVAQRHMGVVMPGYTHLQHAQPVLFSHHLLAYFWMFTRDHTRLEAARTAADANPLGAAALAGTTYPLDRAYTTRLLGFDHEIPNSMDAVSDRDYLLDLDYACAVSMMHLSRLCEEVVLWSSTEFGFITLSDSYSTGSSIMPQKKNPDFAELARGKTGRVYGDLMALLTTMKSLPLAYNKDLQECKEGLVDATDTLRDCMAIASGMLGTMTVNAESMLAGAGRGLTAATDVADYLAKKGMPFREAHEVVGRLVLYCEKRGKGLEDLTADEFRAASPLFGDDIAQDLDPAGIANARNTYGGTGCTAVERQLDEAQERLKKDGREWAAPDLPMQ is encoded by the coding sequence ATGGCGCTTTGGTCCGGCAGGTTCGAACGGGATGTGGATGAGTTCACGCAGCGTTTCGGCGCGTCCCTCCCCATCGACAGGAGGATGTATCGCCAAGACATAGCCGCCTCCATCGCCCATGCCCGCATGCTTGGCCGCCAGGGAATCGTCTCGCAGGAAGACGCGCAGGACATGGTCGAGGGCCTCTCCGCCATACGGGAGAGCATGGATCAGGGTGGCTTCGTCTGGGACGTGGGCGACGAGGACATCCATATGGCCGTCGAGCGCGCGCTCACGGAGAGGATCGGTGCTGCGGGGGCGCGCCTCCACACAGGTCGGTCGCGCAACGACCAGGTCGCGACGGACATACGGCTCTTTGCCAAACAGGCGGCGGGTCGACTCATGGAGGAGAACTGCCGCCTGCGCCGCACCATCCTTGAGGTCGCCCAGAGGCACATGGGGGTCGTCATGCCGGGCTACACCCACCTGCAGCACGCCCAGCCCGTACTTTTCTCGCACCACCTGCTTGCGTACTTTTGGATGTTTACCCGTGATCACACCCGCCTTGAGGCGGCTCGGACGGCCGCGGATGCCAACCCGCTGGGGGCTGCGGCGCTGGCCGGCACCACCTATCCGCTGGACCGCGCCTACACCACCCGGCTCCTGGGCTTCGACCACGAGATCCCCAACTCGATGGATGCGGTCTCGGATCGCGACTACCTGCTCGACCTTGACTATGCCTGCGCCGTGAGCATGATGCACCTCTCGCGCCTGTGCGAGGAGGTCGTGCTTTGGAGCAGCACGGAGTTTGGCTTCATCACGCTCTCCGACAGCTATTCTACGGGCTCCTCCATCATGCCGCAGAAGAAGAACCCGGACTTCGCCGAGCTCGCCCGCGGCAAGACGGGGCGCGTCTACGGTGACCTCATGGCGCTGCTTACCACCATGAAGTCGCTGCCACTTGCCTACAACAAGGATCTGCAGGAATGCAAGGAGGGTCTCGTGGACGCCACAGACACGCTCCGTGACTGCATGGCGATTGCCTCGGGGATGCTCGGCACCATGACCGTAAACGCCGAGTCCATGCTCGCGGGGGCGGGCAGGGGCCTCACCGCCGCCACGGACGTGGCGGACTACCTCGCCAAGAAGGGCATGCCGTTCCGTGAGGCGCACGAGGTGGTGGGCAGGCTCGTGCTCTACTGCGAGAAGCGCGGCAAGGGGCTGGAGGACCTCACGGCAGACGAGTTCCGCGCCGCCAGCCCCCTCTTCGGCGACGACATAGCGCAGGACCTCGACCCCGCTGGCATCGCGAACGCTCGCAACACCTATGGTGGCACCGGGTGCACCGCCGTCGAGCGCCAGCTTGACGAGGCCCAAGAGCGCCTGAAGAAGGATGGGCGAGAATGGGCGGCGCCCGACCTTCCGATGCAGTAA
- a CDS encoding bifunctional nuclease family protein, with the protein MDIQTVVVGGGPVTSLVVLRPRSPQANESAPRLPIRIGPIEAMSISMGVDGSSQGRPMTHDLLLDTITSLGAHLDDIEIVGVEGTTFFARLVATTELGRRVSVDARPSDAIALAVRAHVPIFADEAVVEKAAMPDFGSVERDERQVEIERFHDFVESLSPEDFD; encoded by the coding sequence ATGGACATTCAGACGGTCGTCGTGGGCGGAGGCCCTGTGACGTCTCTCGTCGTTCTCAGACCACGATCTCCACAGGCCAACGAGTCAGCACCACGACTTCCCATCCGCATCGGACCCATAGAGGCCATGTCCATATCGATGGGCGTCGATGGTTCCTCCCAGGGGCGGCCCATGACGCATGACCTCCTGCTCGACACCATAACCTCACTGGGAGCGCATCTCGATGACATCGAGATAGTCGGCGTCGAGGGAACCACCTTCTTCGCGCGTCTGGTCGCCACAACGGAGCTGGGTCGTCGAGTGAGCGTCGACGCGAGGCCCTCGGATGCCATCGCACTTGCCGTCCGTGCACACGTGCCCATCTTCGCTGACGAGGCAGTGGTCGAGAAGGCCGCCATGCCTGACTTCGGATCGGTCGAACGAGACGAGCGGCAGGTGGAGATCGAGAGGTTCCACGACTTCGTTGAAAGCCTCTCTCCCGAGGACTTCGACTGA